Proteins encoded together in one Oncorhynchus mykiss isolate Arlee chromosome 7, USDA_OmykA_1.1, whole genome shotgun sequence window:
- the LOC110527997 gene encoding endothelin-converting enzyme 1 isoform X2, translating to MSTYKRATLDEDDLVDSTGDEIYPSSAMQVTLRHGPGPRCWAEKTHTERRLLVLVCALSVALFFSLITVGIFYKETHPGMCLTEPCITVASAVMGALDHSVDPCHDFYNFACGGWVRNNPLPEGKSRWGPFSNLWERNMAVMKHLLENTTMKGLSKAEKKAQRYYKACMNETKIEELGAQPLQELINQTGGWALTGSWDKNNFQEVLRTVSANYRCSPFFTVFVSTDSKSSNSNIIQVDQSGLGLPSRDYYLNKTANAKYLNAYLDFLVELGVLLGGSEETSRSLMQEIVDFETTLANITVPQEERRDEELIYHKIQAKDLATLAPAVDWMPYLTDVFAPVPLNDSEPVVVYAKDYLQKVSDLIASTNKSILNNYMIMKVLRKMVSILDQKFQDAEQRFFEVMYGTKKSCTPRWKLCVSDTDSALGFALGAMFVKATFDEDSKAIAEDMVSEIKWAFEDSLKYVGWMDQETKKAAKEKADAIYNMVGYPKFIMDPKELDKVFNDFEVGSDLYFQNVMQYYNFSARVTADQLRKTPNRDQWSMTPPTVNAYYNPTKNEMVLPAGILQAPFYSRSWPKALNFGGIGVVMGHELTHAFDDQGREYDKDGNLRSWWKNSSVEAFKKQTQCMVEQYSNYSINKEPLNGKHTLGENIADNGGLKAAYKAYMNWIAKNGEEATLPALGMTNHQLFFVGFAQVWCSVRTPESSHEGVITDPHSPSRFRVIGTISNSHEFSEHFGCKADSPMNPKHKCELW from the exons ATGTCCACGTACAAGAGGGCCACTCTGGACGAGGATGACCTGGTGGACTCCACCGGAGATGAGATCTACCCCTCCTCTGCCATGCAG gtGACACTGCGACATGGCCCTGGTCCCAGGTGTTGGGCTGAGAAGACACACACTGAAAGGAGGCTGTTGGTCTTAGTGTGTGCTCTGTCTGTTGCCTTGTTCTTCTCACTCATCACTGTCGGGATCTTCTACAAAGAGA CTCACCCTGGTATGTGTCTGACGGAGCCATGCATTACTGTGGCCAGTGCTGTGATGGGAGCCCTGGACCACTCGGTGGACCCCTGCCATGACTTCTACAATTTTGCCTGTGGGGGATGGGTGAGGAACAACCCCCTCCCTGAGGGAAAGTCCCGCTGGGGTCCCTTCAGCAACCTATGGGAGCGCAACATGGCCGTCATGAAGCACCTGCTGG AGAACACCACCATGAAGGGGCTGAGCAAGGCTGAGAAAAAGGCCCAGAGGTATTACAAAGCCTGTATGAATGAGACTAAGATTGAGGAGTTAGGGGCTCAGCCTCTACAAGAGCTCATTAATCAG ACGGGGGGGTGGGCCCTAACCGGCTCCTGGGACAAGAACAATTTCCAGGAGGTTCTACGCACAGTGTCGGCCAACTACCGCTGCTCCCCATTCTTCACTGTGTTTGTCAGCACTGACTCCAAAAGCTCCAACAGCAATATTATCCAG GTGGATCAATCCGGGCTGGGGCTCCCCTCACGGGATTACTACCTTAACAAAACGGCCAATGCAAAG TATCTGAATGCGTACCTAGACTTCCTGGTGGAGTTAGGGGTCCTGTTGGGGGGCTCAGAGGAGACGTCCAGATCGCTGATGCAGGAGATTGTGGACTTTGAGACCACCCTGGCCAACATCACCGTAccccaggaggagaggagggacgagGAGCTCATCTACCATAAGATCCAGGCAAAGGATCTGGCG ACCTTGGCTCCTGCGGTGGACTGGATGCCCTATCTCACAGATGTGTTTGCTCCTGTACCCCTCAATGACTCAGAGCCTGTGGTGGTGTACGCCAAGGACTACCTCCAGAAGGTCTCTGACCTCATTGCCAGCACTAACAAGAG CATCCTGAACAACTACATGATCATGAAGGTGCTGAGGAAGATGGTGTCCATCCTGGACCAGAAGTTCCAGGATGCTGAGCAGCGCTTCTTTGAAGTCATGTATGGAAccaagaag AGCTGCACTCCACGCTGGAAGCTGTGCGTCAGCGACACGGACAGTGCCCTCGGCTTTGCTCTCGGGGCCATGTTTGTCAAAGCCACCTTTGACGAGGACAGCAAGGCCATT GCAGAGGATATGGTCTCTGAGATCAAATGGGCATTTGAGGATAGTCTGAAGTATGTGGGCTGGATGGACCAGGAGACCAAAAAGGCAGCCAAAGAGAAG GCTGATGCCATTTACAACATGGTTGGATATCCAAAATTCATCATGGACCCCAAGGAACTTGACAAAGTGTTCAATGAT tttgAGGTGGGGTCTGACCTGTATTTCCAAAATGTCATGCAGTACTACAACTTCTCTGCCAGAGTGACTGCGGACCAGCTGAGGAAAACCCCCAACAGAGACCA GTGGAGCATGACCCCTCCTACGGTGAATGCATACTACAATCCCACCAAGAATGAGATGGTGCTCCCAGCAGGAATCCTCCAAGCTCCTTTTTACAGCCGCTCTTGGCCAAA GGCCCTGAACTTTGGGGGAATTGGTGTAGTTATGGGACATGAGTTGACACACGCTTTTGATGACCAAG GGAGGGAGTACGACAAGGATGGGAACCTCCGCTCCTGGTGGAAAAACTCGTCTGTGGAGGCCTTTAAGAAGCAGACCCAGTGTATGGTGGAGCAGTACAGTAACTACAGCATCAACAAAGAACCCCTCAATGGAAAACACACCCTGGGAGAGAACATAGCTGACAATGGTGGACTGAAGGCTGCCTACAAG GCTTATATGAACTGGATTGCAAAGAATGGAGAGGAGGCCACCCTGCCTGCCCTGGGGATGACCAATCATCAATTATTTTTTGTTGGATTTGCCCAG GTATGGTGCTCAGTTCGGACTCCGGAAAGCTCGCATGAGGGCGTCATCACAGATCCACACAGTCCATCAAGATTTCGAGTTATTGGCACCATCTCCAATTCCCATGAGTTCTCTGAGCACTTTGGCTGCAAGGCAGATTCCCCCATGAACCCTAAACACAAGTGTGAGCTTTGGTGA
- the LOC110527997 gene encoding endothelin-converting enzyme 1 isoform X1, which yields MEALRESFLHLTFQMSTYKRATLDEDDLVDSTGDEIYPSSAMQVTLRHGPGPRCWAEKTHTERRLLVLVCALSVALFFSLITVGIFYKETHPGMCLTEPCITVASAVMGALDHSVDPCHDFYNFACGGWVRNNPLPEGKSRWGPFSNLWERNMAVMKHLLENTTMKGLSKAEKKAQRYYKACMNETKIEELGAQPLQELINQTGGWALTGSWDKNNFQEVLRTVSANYRCSPFFTVFVSTDSKSSNSNIIQVDQSGLGLPSRDYYLNKTANAKYLNAYLDFLVELGVLLGGSEETSRSLMQEIVDFETTLANITVPQEERRDEELIYHKIQAKDLATLAPAVDWMPYLTDVFAPVPLNDSEPVVVYAKDYLQKVSDLIASTNKSILNNYMIMKVLRKMVSILDQKFQDAEQRFFEVMYGTKKSCTPRWKLCVSDTDSALGFALGAMFVKATFDEDSKAIAEDMVSEIKWAFEDSLKYVGWMDQETKKAAKEKADAIYNMVGYPKFIMDPKELDKVFNDFEVGSDLYFQNVMQYYNFSARVTADQLRKTPNRDQWSMTPPTVNAYYNPTKNEMVLPAGILQAPFYSRSWPKALNFGGIGVVMGHELTHAFDDQGREYDKDGNLRSWWKNSSVEAFKKQTQCMVEQYSNYSINKEPLNGKHTLGENIADNGGLKAAYKAYMNWIAKNGEEATLPALGMTNHQLFFVGFAQVWCSVRTPESSHEGVITDPHSPSRFRVIGTISNSHEFSEHFGCKADSPMNPKHKCELW from the exons ATGGAAGCACTGAGGGAGTCTTTTCTGCATTTGACCTTTCAGATGTCCACGTACAAGAGGGCCACTCTGGACGAGGATGACCTGGTGGACTCCACCGGAGATGAGATCTACCCCTCCTCTGCCATGCAG gtGACACTGCGACATGGCCCTGGTCCCAGGTGTTGGGCTGAGAAGACACACACTGAAAGGAGGCTGTTGGTCTTAGTGTGTGCTCTGTCTGTTGCCTTGTTCTTCTCACTCATCACTGTCGGGATCTTCTACAAAGAGA CTCACCCTGGTATGTGTCTGACGGAGCCATGCATTACTGTGGCCAGTGCTGTGATGGGAGCCCTGGACCACTCGGTGGACCCCTGCCATGACTTCTACAATTTTGCCTGTGGGGGATGGGTGAGGAACAACCCCCTCCCTGAGGGAAAGTCCCGCTGGGGTCCCTTCAGCAACCTATGGGAGCGCAACATGGCCGTCATGAAGCACCTGCTGG AGAACACCACCATGAAGGGGCTGAGCAAGGCTGAGAAAAAGGCCCAGAGGTATTACAAAGCCTGTATGAATGAGACTAAGATTGAGGAGTTAGGGGCTCAGCCTCTACAAGAGCTCATTAATCAG ACGGGGGGGTGGGCCCTAACCGGCTCCTGGGACAAGAACAATTTCCAGGAGGTTCTACGCACAGTGTCGGCCAACTACCGCTGCTCCCCATTCTTCACTGTGTTTGTCAGCACTGACTCCAAAAGCTCCAACAGCAATATTATCCAG GTGGATCAATCCGGGCTGGGGCTCCCCTCACGGGATTACTACCTTAACAAAACGGCCAATGCAAAG TATCTGAATGCGTACCTAGACTTCCTGGTGGAGTTAGGGGTCCTGTTGGGGGGCTCAGAGGAGACGTCCAGATCGCTGATGCAGGAGATTGTGGACTTTGAGACCACCCTGGCCAACATCACCGTAccccaggaggagaggagggacgagGAGCTCATCTACCATAAGATCCAGGCAAAGGATCTGGCG ACCTTGGCTCCTGCGGTGGACTGGATGCCCTATCTCACAGATGTGTTTGCTCCTGTACCCCTCAATGACTCAGAGCCTGTGGTGGTGTACGCCAAGGACTACCTCCAGAAGGTCTCTGACCTCATTGCCAGCACTAACAAGAG CATCCTGAACAACTACATGATCATGAAGGTGCTGAGGAAGATGGTGTCCATCCTGGACCAGAAGTTCCAGGATGCTGAGCAGCGCTTCTTTGAAGTCATGTATGGAAccaagaag AGCTGCACTCCACGCTGGAAGCTGTGCGTCAGCGACACGGACAGTGCCCTCGGCTTTGCTCTCGGGGCCATGTTTGTCAAAGCCACCTTTGACGAGGACAGCAAGGCCATT GCAGAGGATATGGTCTCTGAGATCAAATGGGCATTTGAGGATAGTCTGAAGTATGTGGGCTGGATGGACCAGGAGACCAAAAAGGCAGCCAAAGAGAAG GCTGATGCCATTTACAACATGGTTGGATATCCAAAATTCATCATGGACCCCAAGGAACTTGACAAAGTGTTCAATGAT tttgAGGTGGGGTCTGACCTGTATTTCCAAAATGTCATGCAGTACTACAACTTCTCTGCCAGAGTGACTGCGGACCAGCTGAGGAAAACCCCCAACAGAGACCA GTGGAGCATGACCCCTCCTACGGTGAATGCATACTACAATCCCACCAAGAATGAGATGGTGCTCCCAGCAGGAATCCTCCAAGCTCCTTTTTACAGCCGCTCTTGGCCAAA GGCCCTGAACTTTGGGGGAATTGGTGTAGTTATGGGACATGAGTTGACACACGCTTTTGATGACCAAG GGAGGGAGTACGACAAGGATGGGAACCTCCGCTCCTGGTGGAAAAACTCGTCTGTGGAGGCCTTTAAGAAGCAGACCCAGTGTATGGTGGAGCAGTACAGTAACTACAGCATCAACAAAGAACCCCTCAATGGAAAACACACCCTGGGAGAGAACATAGCTGACAATGGTGGACTGAAGGCTGCCTACAAG GCTTATATGAACTGGATTGCAAAGAATGGAGAGGAGGCCACCCTGCCTGCCCTGGGGATGACCAATCATCAATTATTTTTTGTTGGATTTGCCCAG GTATGGTGCTCAGTTCGGACTCCGGAAAGCTCGCATGAGGGCGTCATCACAGATCCACACAGTCCATCAAGATTTCGAGTTATTGGCACCATCTCCAATTCCCATGAGTTCTCTGAGCACTTTGGCTGCAAGGCAGATTCCCCCATGAACCCTAAACACAAGTGTGAGCTTTGGTGA